The genomic region GGCAAACATTTGTATCTTCACGCGGAAGTTATCACCCAAGGGGAACTTTCGGGACGATACCTGCAGCCAGCGCGATGCGAACCACTTCGGCGAGGCTGTGGCAGGCCAGCTTTTCCATGACGTTGGCGCGATGGATCTCCACGGTGCGTGGACTGATCCCCAGTTCGTGTGCGATCGCCTTGTTGGGCCGCCCCTCGACCAGCAGCAGCAGGACGTCGTGTTCGCGCGGGGTCAGCGCCGCGATCCGGGCAGAGGCGGCCTCGGCGGTCGATTGCTGCTGGCGCACGTCCTCCATGCGGGTGAGCGCCGCGCGCACCGCCCGCATGATGTCCTCCCCCGAATAGGGTTTCTCGATCAGGTCGACCGCCCCGGCCTTCATGGCGCGCACCGCCAGCGGCACGTCGGCATGGCCGGTCACCACGATCACCGGATGCGGCACGCCACGCGCGGCGAGCTCGGCCTGCAAGGCCAGCCCGTCCATGCCGGGCATGCGCACATCCACGATCAGGCAGCCCGGCGCGAGTCGGTCGGCCGCGGCCAGCAGCGCCTCGGCCGAAGCGTAGGTCGTGCTGACATAGCCGAACGAGGTGAGCAGCAGGGCGAGCGAGCGCCGCACTGCCTCGTCGTCGTCCACCACGTGCACCACATAGGCGGGCTTGCCGGCGTCACCCGCCACGGTGTCGGCGCCGGCCGGAGCCCCCCCCGATTCTCCTTGTGATCTGCTCATCCGATTGCTCCAGGCTGACGGGCGGGCGGCAGCACGATGCGGAACACGGTGCCGTCCGGCCCGGTCTCTGCGCAGAGGCGGCCGCCATGGCCCTCGATGATGGTGCTGCAGATCGCCAGTCCAATGCCCATGCCATCGGGCTTGGTGCTGACGAAGGGTTCGAACAGGCGGGCGCGCACTTCCACCGGCAGGCCGGGGCCATTGTCGACGACAGCGATCTCGACCTCACCCTGCGCCGCGGTGGCGGCGGAAAGCACGATGCTTCCCCCGGCCTTGTCACCGCCCCCGGCCTCCGGCTGTCCCCGGATCGCCTCGGCGGCGTTGCGGACGAGATTGAGCAGGACCTGCTGGATCTGGGTGCGGTCGGCCATGGCCCAGAGCGGGCCATCGGGCCGGTGCACCACCAGCCGGATGGGGCCGAGAATGGCGCTGGCATGCACCAGGTCCTCGGCCTCGCCGAGCAGTTCGCCCAGCTCGACCAGCCGCAGTTCCGCCTCGCCCCGGCTGACGAACTCGCGCAGGCGCCGGACGATCTCGCCGGCGCGCTGCACCTGGGTGCCGGCCTCGCCCAGCGCCGCCGGCACCGTCTCCTGCAGCTCGGCCGAGGGCGTGCCATGCGCGAGCATCCGCCGGATCGCCGCCATGAAGTTGCTGGCCGCGGCCAGCGGCTGGTTCAGCTCGTGCGCGAGCCCGCTGGCCATCGCCCCCATCGCCGAGAGCCGGGTGACCCGCAGCAATTCGGCCTGGGCAGCGCGCAACCGCGCCTCGGCGGCACGCTGGTCGGCCACGTCGCGCATCACCGAAACGACGCCGCTCACCTCGCCGCGCGGACCGCGCCAGGGCGATTTGGTGATCGAGAAACTGCGCTGCCCGCCATCGGCGGGCGTCCACGGTGCCTCGATGGTCACCGGGGTGGCCGTGGCCAGCACCTCGCGATCCGCCTGTTCCATCTGCGCGGCCAGCTCGGCGGGGAACAGCTCGGCGGGATGCCGCCCGAGCACCCGCCACTCGTCCTCGCCCATGCCGTGTGCGGCGAGGCCGGCGCGGTTGACCAGCACGTAGCGGCCGGTGCGATCGGTCACATGAATGATATCCGCCGTCCCGTTGACCACCGAGGCGAGCAGCTCGGCGCCGGTGCGGGCCTCCCGCAGGGCGATCCGCTCGGTTTCCTGGCGGCGGCGCAGCATCGATTCGGCGCGGAGCTGGGCCGCGCGCAGGGCCTCGAGCTCGGCCACGAGAAACGGCCGCGTCGCGGCCGGCGGATCGATGCCGGCGGTGATCGCCTGGGCCCGGGTGCCGAGCAGGGTGATCGGCTGCACCAGCCGCGCCGCCAGCCAGAGCGCCAGGCAGACGGCGAAGGCCGCGACCAGCGCGAAGGCGCCGGCGTGGTGCAGCAGCGGCTGCGACCAGATGACGCGGGTGTCCGGCAGCTTCTGGCTGACCACTACGAGCCAGTCCGGGGCGACGGCGATGCGCGCGAAGGCATGCACCATGGGGGTGCCGTCCGCGGCGGCCCCCTCCGCATGGCCGGTGACACGGCCATTGGCGGCGGCCAGCAGCCCCAGCGGGTGTCCCAGGTCCGGCCCATCCGCGACCGGGCGACGCGCCGCCACAGTTCCGGCCGCATCGAGCACATCGACCGCGACATCCGCCGCCAGGCCCTGGCGCTCGATCATCTGCAGCAGCCGGGGTTCGGTCAGCAGGGTATCGATCACGCCGACGATGCTGCCGTCGCGCAGCACCGGGACGGCCAGCGCGGCGGCGGACTGCACGGCATTCCGTGCCGTCACGTTGACCAGCCCGGCCCGCAGCGAGGCCGGCATGTCGCCCGTCCCGCCCGTCCCGCCCGGTGCGGCATCGGCGGCGGTGCAGAGCGGCGCCTCGGCCGGCGCACTCGCCGGGCGGGCCTGCACCCGCGCGGTGCCGTTGGGCCCCCGCAACACCAGGCGGGCATCGATCGAACGCGCCAGATCGGCGGCCCGCGCACGATAGGCGGCCTGGCGATCGGGCCCCTCCAGATCGGGACCGGGCCCCAGCGCCGCCAGCGCCAGCGCCAGACCGGCAATGTCACGGTCGATGGTCAGCGCCACTCCCCTTGCGGCGGCTTCGAGGCCACGTTCCTGTTCGGCCCGCTGCATTGCGACGTCGTCGGCCAGATCGACGAAGCTGATCAGGGCGGCGGGCAGGAGGATGGCAAGCGCCAGGCCAAGCAGGCAGCTCCGCAGGCTCACGCTGATATGTACGCGAGCGCTGGCCGACCCACCCATGGATCGACCGGTCATGTCCAGCGGACGCCAGGGGGGGGCCGAGCCGAGAATGACGTTCTCCAGGACAGCAAATGGTCCTAAGGGGATTATCTCATGCGTGGACGGACGAGGGAACCACCCTCGGCCATGGCCACGCTAATGTACTCGCCCCTGGCTGGCGCGGCGGCGCCGGCCTCACCGGCGGCGTGCCTCCGGCCCGCGTTGCAGGGCACCGGCCTCCTGGGGCGGGGCGCGCAGGGCGGCGAGCCGCGCTTCCAGCGCCGCCCGGCTCTCGGGCGGCAGGATCAGGGTCCGCAGGCACCATTGCAGCGCCTCCTGTCGCTCGGCGGCGGTGGCCTCGGGTGGAACCTCGGTCAGTTCGGCAAGGATGCGTCGGACATCATCGGGGGGCGTGCGACGATGCATGCCGGGAGCTCCTGCTGGTGAGTGTCCGGAAACCACTTTGGCCGGAGCTTGCGGCAGATCTGCGGCGCTGGCAGGGGCGTGGCGGGAACAGATGCGTGAACGCGAATTACGCGGCAGGGCGATGACCCGGGCCGCGAGGGCGAAACCGGGGCGTCTCCGGCCCTTGCCCTGACCCTGGCTGTCGACGCGAAAACCGGCGGCGTGGCCGGACGGGTCAGGCGCGGGATGGTTTCGGCGTCGTCGTGGGAACGGCGGGGGAACCGGAGACCGGCGGGCCGTAGACGTCCCGGGCCCGCTTGAGGAAGGCGTTCACCATCCGCCGCGTCGCCTCGGTGAAAACCACGCCGATGGCGGCCTGCAGGATGCGGCTGCGGAACTCGAAATCCACCCAGAAATCGACCCTGCAGCCGCGCGGATCCGGCGCGAAGGTCCATTTGTTGTTGAGATAATGGAACGGTCCGCGTTCGTATCGGACACAAATGAAATCAGGCCGTTTCAAGGCGTTGCGACTGGTGAAGCTCTCGCGAAACGGGCCGAAGCCGATGGTCATGTCGGCGAGCTGCTCAGTCGCGGTGTTCACCCGCAGACGGGCGCCCACACACCATGGCAGGAACTGCGGGTAGCGTTCGACATCCGCCACCAGGTCATAAAGCTGTTCCTGCCGATACGGGATGATCCGGGATTCCGCGTGCGTCGGCATGTCAGGCCGCGGTCCGGCCTGACTTCGCCTCGCGCGCGGCCCGCAACGCCGCGAAATCGGCATCGGCATGATAGGAACTGCGGGTCAGCGGCGTCGCCGACACCAGCAGGAAGCCCTTTGCCCGGGCCAGGCTTGCATACTCGGCGAAAGCGTCGGGGGTCACGAACTCGGCCACGGCAGCATGTTTCACTGTCGGTTGCAGATACTGCCCCAGCGTCAGGAAGTCCACGTCCGCGACGCGCAGGTCGTCCATCACCTGCAGGATCTCGGCCTTCCCCTCCCCCAGCCCGACCATCAGGCCGGACTTGGTGAAGATGGTCGGATCCAGCCGCTTCACCGTGTCGAGCAGGCGCAGCGACTGGAAGTAACGGGCGCCGGGCCGGATCGAAGGATAAAGCCGCGGCACCGTCTCCAGGTTGTGATTGAACACGTCGGGGCGAGCCTCGACCACCACCTCGACCGCGCCGGGCTTGCGCAGGAAGTCGGGGGTCAGCACCTCGATGGTGGTGTCCGGGGCGGCGGCGCGGACGGCGCGGATCACCGCGGCGAAATGCGCCGCCCCGCCATCCTCGAGGTCGTCACGATCGACCGAGGTGATCACCACATGCCGCAGCCCGAGCCGGGCCACCGCATCGGCCACGCGCTGCGGCTCCCCGGCATCGAGCGGGCCGGGCTGGCCGGTGCGCACGTTGCAGAAGCTGCAGGCGCGGGTACAGGTGTCCCCCATGATCATCATGGTGGCGTGGCGCTGGCTCCAGCACTCGCCGATGTTCGGGCAGGCCGCCTCCTCGCAGACCGTGTGCAGCCGGTTGCCGCGCATCAGGTCGCGCGTCTCATTGTAGACCGGATGGGTCGGCGCCTTCACCCGGATCCAGGCGGGCTTGCGCTGGATCGGGTTGTCCGGCCGATGGGCCTTCTCGGGGTGGCGCAGGGCGGGAGTGCCGGCACTGTGGTCGATCACGAGGCGGGTGGGCATGCGAAGGTCCTTGGTGTCGGCGTCGCGGGCGATCCGTCCGGCCCCGGCACCCGACCGCGGCGGGTGCGCCCGCCCACCGGGTCGATCGGAACGCCGGACCTGGAACTCGTGCGGGACCGCGACGGCAGTTTCCGCCGCGGCCACAGCACTAGAAGTGGATGGCGCGGCCGTACGCGTCAAGCACCGCCTCGTGCATGGTCTCGCTGACCGTCGGATGCGGGAACACGGTGTGCATCAGGTCGGCCTCGGTCGTCTCCAGCGTGCGGGCGATGGCATAGCCCTGGATCATTTCCGTGACCTCGGCCCCGACCATGTGCGCGCCCAGCAGCTCGCCGGTTTTCGCATCGAACACGGTCTTCACCAGGCCGTCCGGCTCGCCCATGGCAATGGCCTTGCCGTTGCCGATGAAGGGAAATTTTCCTACCCGCACCTCGCGGCCGGCCTCGCGGGCGCGGGCCTCGGTCAGCCCGACCGAAGCGACCTGCGGCCGGCAATAGGTGCAGCCGGGAATATTGGCCGCGTCGAGCGGATGCGGATCAAGGCCGGCGATCGCCTCGACGCAGACCACGCCCTCGTGGCTGGCCTTGTGGGCAAGCCAGGGCGGGCCGGCGAGGTCGCCGATCGCATAGACGCCCGGCTCGCCGGTGCGGCAATAGGCGTCGATCACGACATGGGTGCGGTCCACCACCACCCCGGTGCCCTCAAGGCCCAGATTCTCCACGTTGCCGACGATGCCGACCGCCGAGATCACCCGGTCCACGGTGATCTCGCTGGTCTTGCCGCCCGCCTCGATGGTGACGGTCACGCTGTCGGCCTGCTTCTTCGCCGCCTTCACGCTGGCCGAGGTCAGGATCTTCATTCCCTGCTTCTCGAACGCCTTGCGGGCGAAGGCAGAGATCTCGGCGTCCTCGACCGGCAGGATGCGGTCGAGCACTTCCACCACCGTCACCTCGCTGCCCAGGTTGCGATAGAAGCTCGCGAACTCGATGCCGATCGCGCCCGAGCCGACCACCAGCAGGGATTTCGGCAGGGCGGTGGGCACCATCGCTTCCTTGTAGGTCCAGATCAGCTTGCCGTCGGCCTCCAGCCCGGGAAGCTGGCGGGCCCGCGCCCCGGTGGCGAGCACGATATGCGGCGCCTTCAGCGTGGCGACCGGCTTGCCGTCCTTCTCCACCGCCAGCGTGCCCTTGCCGGCCAGCCGGCCCTGGCCGTCGATGACGGTGACCTTGTTCTTCTTCAGCAGGTGCGCGACGCCGGAGGAGAGCTGCTTCGCCACCCCCCGCGAGCGCTTCAC from Rhodovastum atsumiense harbors:
- the lipA gene encoding lipoyl synthase: MPTRLVIDHSAGTPALRHPEKAHRPDNPIQRKPAWIRVKAPTHPVYNETRDLMRGNRLHTVCEEAACPNIGECWSQRHATMMIMGDTCTRACSFCNVRTGQPGPLDAGEPQRVADAVARLGLRHVVITSVDRDDLEDGGAAHFAAVIRAVRAAAPDTTIEVLTPDFLRKPGAVEVVVEARPDVFNHNLETVPRLYPSIRPGARYFQSLRLLDTVKRLDPTIFTKSGLMVGLGEGKAEILQVMDDLRVADVDFLTLGQYLQPTVKHAAVAEFVTPDAFAEYASLARAKGFLLVSATPLTRSSYHADADFAALRAAREAKSGRTAA
- the lpdA gene encoding dihydrolipoyl dehydrogenase, giving the protein MAEQSFDLVVVGGGPGGYVAAIRAAQLGMKTACVERAHLGGICLNWGCIPTKALLRSSEINHLLHHLDEFGFAADNVRFDLAAVVKRSRGVAKQLSSGVAHLLKKNKVTVIDGQGRLAGKGTLAVEKDGKPVATLKAPHIVLATGARARQLPGLEADGKLIWTYKEAMVPTALPKSLLVVGSGAIGIEFASFYRNLGSEVTVVEVLDRILPVEDAEISAFARKAFEKQGMKILTSASVKAAKKQADSVTVTIEAGGKTSEITVDRVISAVGIVGNVENLGLEGTGVVVDRTHVVIDAYCRTGEPGVYAIGDLAGPPWLAHKASHEGVVCVEAIAGLDPHPLDAANIPGCTYCRPQVASVGLTEARAREAGREVRVGKFPFIGNGKAIAMGEPDGLVKTVFDAKTGELLGAHMVGAEVTEMIQGYAIARTLETTEADLMHTVFPHPTVSETMHEAVLDAYGRAIHF
- a CDS encoding PAS domain-containing protein, translating into MSLRSCLLGLALAILLPAALISFVDLADDVAMQRAEQERGLEAAARGVALTIDRDIAGLALALAALGPGPDLEGPDRQAAYRARAADLARSIDARLVLRGPNGTARVQARPASAPAEAPLCTAADAAPGGTGGTGDMPASLRAGLVNVTARNAVQSAAALAVPVLRDGSIVGVIDTLLTEPRLLQMIERQGLAADVAVDVLDAAGTVAARRPVADGPDLGHPLGLLAAANGRVTGHAEGAAADGTPMVHAFARIAVAPDWLVVVSQKLPDTRVIWSQPLLHHAGAFALVAAFAVCLALWLAARLVQPITLLGTRAQAITAGIDPPAATRPFLVAELEALRAAQLRAESMLRRRQETERIALREARTGAELLASVVNGTADIIHVTDRTGRYVLVNRAGLAAHGMGEDEWRVLGRHPAELFPAELAAQMEQADREVLATATPVTIEAPWTPADGGQRSFSITKSPWRGPRGEVSGVVSVMRDVADQRAAEARLRAAQAELLRVTRLSAMGAMASGLAHELNQPLAAASNFMAAIRRMLAHGTPSAELQETVPAALGEAGTQVQRAGEIVRRLREFVSRGEAELRLVELGELLGEAEDLVHASAILGPIRLVVHRPDGPLWAMADRTQIQQVLLNLVRNAAEAIRGQPEAGGGDKAGGSIVLSAATAAQGEVEIAVVDNGPGLPVEVRARLFEPFVSTKPDGMGIGLAICSTIIEGHGGRLCAETGPDGTVFRIVLPPARQPGAIG
- a CDS encoding type II toxin-antitoxin system RatA family toxin; the protein is MPTHAESRIIPYRQEQLYDLVADVERYPQFLPWCVGARLRVNTATEQLADMTIGFGPFRESFTSRNALKRPDFICVRYERGPFHYLNNKWTFAPDPRGCRVDFWVDFEFRSRILQAAIGVVFTEATRRMVNAFLKRARDVYGPPVSGSPAVPTTTPKPSRA
- a CDS encoding response regulator transcription factor; translated protein: MSRSQGESGGAPAGADTVAGDAGKPAYVVHVVDDDEAVRRSLALLLTSFGYVSTTYASAEALLAAADRLAPGCLIVDVRMPGMDGLALQAELAARGVPHPVIVVTGHADVPLAVRAMKAGAVDLIEKPYSGEDIMRAVRAALTRMEDVRQQQSTAEAASARIAALTPREHDVLLLLVEGRPNKAIAHELGISPRTVEIHRANVMEKLACHSLAEVVRIALAAGIVPKVPLG